In Lacerta agilis isolate rLacAgi1 chromosome 1, rLacAgi1.pri, whole genome shotgun sequence, the following proteins share a genomic window:
- the LOC117044894 gene encoding olfactory receptor 1052-like, protein MEVAVEGNCTVVTEFILLGFSEGPEQQLPLFMVFLVIYIITLMGNLGMIVLIRVNTRLHTPMYFFICNLSAVDICYSSVITPRMLMNLLAQSKLISFNACFAQLYFFVAWVCTECFLLANMAYDRYMAICSPLLYSTVMSQRVCILLVAGSCFIGFTNAMVTVGFLSSLPFCGSNIIRHFFCDSPPLLTLSSDSHVTEMIISSLAGFTTIGSLFIIVFSYLFILAAILKIRSAQGRHKAFSTCTSHLTAVTVFYGTLIFTYLRPNTSYSLGRDQVASVFYTVVVPMLNPLIYSLRNKEVKEAFRQSVRMKMFLQ, encoded by the coding sequence ATGGAAGTAGCTGTGGAGGGAAACTGCACCGTGGTGACTGAGTTCATTCTCCTGGGATTCTCAGAAGGTCCGGAACAGCAGCTGCCCTTGTTTATGGTGTTCCTCGTGATCTACATCATCACCCTAATGGGGAATCTGGGGATGATCGTGTTAATCAGGGTCAACACCCGGCTTCACACTCCCATGTATTTCTTCATATGCAACTTGTCCGCTGTTGATATCTGTTACTCATCCGTCATCACGCCAAGGATGCTGATGAACCTTCTAGCACAAAGCAAATTGATTTCCTTCAATGCATGCTTTGCTCAGCTTTACTTCTTTGTGGCCTGGGTGTGCACTGAGTGTTTCTTGCTGGCCAACATGGCATATGACCGTTACATGGCCATCTGTAGCCCATTGCTCTATTCCACAGTTATGTCGCAGAGAGTCTGCATCCTGTTGGTTGCTGGCTCGTGCTTCATCGGCTTCACAAATGCCATGGTAACGGTAGGTTTTTTAAGCAGTCTGCCATTCTGTGGCTCTAACATCATCAGACACTTCTTCTGCGACTCTCCTCCCCTATTAACGCTGTCCTCCGATAGTCATGTCACGGAAATGATCATTTCTTCCCTCGCTGGGTTCACCACCATTGGATCCTTGTTCATCATTGTCTTCTCTTACCTGTTCATTCTGGCTGCCATCCTGAAGATCCGATCAGCTCAAGGCAGACACAAGGCCTTCTCCACCTGCACCTCTCACCTTACAGCCGTCACGGTCTTCTACGGGACTCTGATATTCACATATCTGCGTCCCAATACAAGTTACTCCTTGGGTCGGGACCAAGTGGCTTCTGTGTTCTACACAGTTGTGGTCCCAATGCTGAATCCCCTGATCTACAGCCTCAGGAACAAGGAAGTGAAGGAGGCTTTCAGGCAATCCGTGAGGATGAAAATGTTTTTGCAATGA
- the LOC117044999 gene encoding olfactory receptor 1020-like, whose translation MPDGNDSTITEFILLGLTDRPELQGVLFVVFLILYLITVIGNLGMITLIRVDARLHTPMYFFLSHLAFLDFSYSSAITPKTLINLLVENKAISLSGCAAQMYSFIAFGTTECFLLAVMAYDRYVAICKPLLYTVIMSRQLCLRLLVTSYLCGFGIAMIHTSCAFRLSFCHSNVIKHFFCDVIPLLNISCTDTRVNEIILFAFCIFNGLFITLEICISYIYIVSAILKIRSSEGRRKAFSTCASHLAVVVMFFGTAVFMYMRPSSDSSPDEDRIVSVFYTVVNPMLNPLIYSLRNKEVKDALKRVLNRKNVFFSLQKDKKALKTTA comes from the coding sequence ATGCCTGATGGAAACGATAGCACCATAACTGAATTCATTCTCCTGGGACTAACAGACAGGCCAGAACTCCAAGGTGTTTTATTTGTGGTGTTCTTGATCCTGTACTTGATCACAGTCATAGGGAATTTGGGCATGATCACACTGATTAGGGTTGATGCCCGACTGCACACTCCTATGTACTTCTTCCTCAGCCACCTGGCTTTCCTGGACTTCTCTTACTCCTCAGCCATCACCCCAAAGACACTAATAAACCTTTTAGTTGAGAACAAGGCCATCTCACTGAGTGGCTGTGCCGCTCAGATGTACAGCTTCATTGCATTTGGGACTACCGAGTGCTTCCTACTGGCAGTGATGGCCTACGATCGGTATGTGGCAATCTGTAAACCCTTGCTCTATACAGTCATCATGTCCCGACAGCTCTGCCTGCGGCTCCTTGTCACTTCTTACCTTTGTGGCTTTGGAATTGCAATGATACACACAAGCTGCGCTTTCCGACTGTCCTTCTGTCACTCCAACGTCATCAAGCACTTCTTCTGTGACGTGATTCCCCTCCTCAACATCTCCTGCACTGACACCAGAGTGAACGAGATCATTCTGTTTGCCTTCTGCATCTTCAATGGGCTCTTCATCACATTGGAGATATGCATTTCCTATATCTACATTGTCTCCGCCATCTTGAAAATCCGCTCCTCCGAAGGGCGGCGCAAAGCCTTCTCCACCTGCGCTTCTCACTTGGCCGTTGTCGTGATGTTCTTTGGGACAGCGGTTTTTATGTACATGCGCCCCAGCTCGGACTCCTCGCCAGACGAAGACAGGATTGTGTCAGTGTTTTACACTGTGGTGAATCCCATGCTGAACCCCTTAATCTACAGCCTGAGGAACAAGGAGGTGAAGGATGCCTTGAAAAGGGTGTTAAACAGGAAAAATGTGTTTTTCTCATTGCAGAAAGATAAAAAGGCActgaaaacaactgcttaa